A single Natrinema pellirubrum DSM 15624 DNA region contains:
- a CDS encoding IclR family transcriptional regulator — translation MFGTTKETNGQREIKSVHKIDEILAAIKRLTEGTLTEITEEVDLTKGTVHTYLRTLHNCGYLTEEDGVYRLSLQFVTVAEHVRNETSLYMAGHDEIDELAERTGEYVHLVAEERGREVTLYESRGEYAIATDYHLRLRETPQYLHHNAAGKAMLAHFDADRRDRILDAQELEAQTANTITDETELRETLETVRENGYALNDEEEIRGMRAVGVPIRVPDGSIFGAVSMSAPASRLKGERFRSEVPELVMETANLIEVNLETAQRDG, via the coding sequence ATGTTCGGAACCACAAAGGAAACGAACGGTCAGCGGGAGATCAAATCAGTCCACAAGATCGATGAAATACTGGCCGCTATTAAACGGCTCACCGAGGGAACGCTCACGGAGATCACCGAGGAAGTCGACCTGACGAAGGGCACGGTCCATACGTATCTCCGGACGCTTCACAACTGTGGCTACCTCACGGAGGAAGACGGCGTCTACCGACTCAGCTTACAGTTTGTCACGGTCGCGGAACACGTACGAAACGAAACCAGCCTGTACATGGCGGGCCACGACGAGATCGACGAACTCGCCGAACGGACCGGGGAATACGTACACCTCGTCGCTGAGGAACGCGGTCGCGAGGTCACCCTCTACGAGAGTCGCGGCGAATACGCGATCGCGACCGACTACCACCTCCGTCTGCGCGAGACACCGCAGTATCTCCACCACAACGCCGCCGGGAAAGCGATGCTTGCACACTTCGATGCGGACCGTCGAGACAGGATACTCGACGCCCAAGAACTCGAGGCACAGACGGCAAACACGATCACGGACGAGACCGAACTTCGGGAAACGCTCGAGACGGTACGAGAGAACGGCTATGCGCTCAACGACGAGGAGGAAATCCGTGGCATGCGTGCCGTCGGTGTACCGATCCGCGTTCCCGACGGTTCCATCTTCGGTGCAGTGAGCATGAGCGCACCGGCCAGTCGGCTGAAAGGCGAGCGGTTTCGGTCGGAGGTCCCCGAACTCGTCATGGAGACCGCCAATCTCATCGAGGTCAACCTCGAGACCGCACAGCGTGACGGCTGA
- the rocF gene encoding arginase, with product MTTPTDARIDHPNRSTTRTVRLLGAPLDLGADRRGVDIGPRAIRYADIAGELETAGVACTDSGDLRVPRLEQCNVPDTEDDAKYLDEIADVTAELADEVADTIADGDVPIALGGDHATAMGTIRGAARAADIGVLWFDAHGDYNTPDTSPSGNVHGMPLAAVTGTGEFDGLDWTTTPTVAPSNTVIVGARRLDNAERTALKESDVTVFTMHDIDERGITAVVEDALDIATDGVDGVHVSLDLDWLDPTVAPGVGTPVRGGVEYREAHAALECVADRDRDAELLRSVDIVEVNPILDRNNRTAEVAAELAASLLGKRIA from the coding sequence ATGACAACACCAACGGACGCCAGAATCGACCACCCGAACCGATCGACGACTCGAACCGTTCGCCTGCTCGGCGCGCCGCTCGATCTCGGAGCGGATCGGCGCGGCGTCGACATCGGACCGCGAGCCATCCGGTACGCGGATATTGCCGGCGAACTCGAGACAGCCGGCGTTGCTTGCACCGATTCCGGAGATCTACGTGTCCCCCGACTCGAGCAGTGTAATGTCCCGGATACGGAAGACGATGCGAAGTATCTCGACGAGATCGCCGATGTCACCGCCGAACTCGCGGACGAGGTCGCCGACACGATTGCGGACGGTGACGTTCCGATCGCTCTGGGCGGCGATCACGCGACTGCGATGGGAACCATCCGCGGCGCAGCACGAGCGGCGGACATCGGGGTTCTCTGGTTCGACGCCCACGGGGACTACAACACACCCGACACCTCTCCCAGCGGCAACGTCCACGGGATGCCCCTGGCAGCCGTCACTGGCACCGGTGAGTTCGACGGACTCGACTGGACGACGACGCCGACCGTCGCCCCGTCAAATACGGTCATCGTCGGCGCACGACGTCTTGACAACGCCGAGCGAACCGCCCTCAAGGAAAGTGACGTAACCGTGTTCACGATGCACGACATCGACGAACGCGGTATCACCGCCGTCGTCGAGGACGCGCTCGATATCGCAACCGACGGCGTGGACGGGGTTCACGTCAGCCTCGATCTCGACTGGCTCGACCCGACGGTCGCACCGGGCGTCGGAACACCCGTTCGCGGCGGCGTCGAATACAGGGAAGCCCACGCTGCACTCGAGTGCGTTGCCGACCGCGACCGCGACGCGGAGCTACTTCGCTCGGTCGATATCGTCGAGGTGAATCCGATTCTCGATCGAAACAACCGCACCGCGGAAGTCGCAGCCGAACTCGCCGCCAGTCTTCTCGGCAAACGGATAGCGTAA
- a CDS encoding class-III pyridoxal-phosphate-dependent aminotransferase produces the protein MQRETAEPAVQQLPGPTATEWVDLHHQSAATSTYVYDFVWDITEDAEGPFCTDADGNVLLDFTSHVAAAPLGYNNPKIMDDLREFDLVDPLKIAGQDFYVSTGGTPDDAELPSQSHLMDKLTEITAKYDMDTVFLSNSGAEAVENAMKICYDNCEQPKYGLTFEGAFHGRTLGALSLNRSKSVHRRGFPELSGIHDVPHSMAGVERLREKLDPKHGHIPPEQVAFLILEPVQGEGGYRVPDAEFMSAVDDLCDEHDIPLIADEIQSGVGRTGKMWASDHYDFEPDVITSAKALRVGATISRSELFPDEKARISSTWGAGDILSSIQGSLTLAAIDEHDLLDHADRQGKGLLDRLAPLQDEYQALEDVRGLGLMAAIEFETPDQREAVMEAALERGLLTLGCGRKTLRLLPPLDVRDRELDIAVDLLDEAIASVSRAATV, from the coding sequence ATGCAGCGCGAAACAGCAGAGCCAGCTGTACAGCAACTGCCAGGCCCGACCGCGACGGAATGGGTCGACCTGCATCATCAGTCTGCAGCTACGAGTACGTACGTCTACGACTTCGTCTGGGACATCACCGAAGACGCCGAGGGCCCCTTCTGTACGGACGCGGACGGCAACGTACTGTTGGATTTCACGAGCCACGTCGCCGCCGCCCCGCTCGGCTACAACAACCCGAAGATCATGGACGACCTCCGCGAATTCGACCTCGTGGATCCACTGAAGATCGCCGGGCAGGATTTCTACGTTAGCACCGGTGGCACACCCGACGACGCCGAACTACCGTCACAGAGCCACCTGATGGACAAGCTGACCGAGATCACCGCCAAATACGACATGGACACGGTCTTCCTGTCGAACTCCGGGGCAGAGGCGGTCGAGAACGCGATGAAGATCTGTTACGATAACTGCGAGCAGCCCAAATACGGCCTCACGTTCGAGGGCGCGTTCCACGGGCGCACGCTCGGTGCGCTCTCGCTGAACCGGTCGAAGTCCGTCCACCGCCGTGGGTTCCCCGAACTCAGCGGCATCCACGACGTCCCCCACAGCATGGCCGGCGTCGAACGCCTCCGCGAGAAACTCGATCCGAAACACGGCCACATCCCCCCCGAACAGGTCGCCTTCCTCATCCTCGAGCCGGTTCAAGGCGAAGGCGGCTACCGGGTCCCCGACGCCGAGTTCATGAGCGCCGTCGACGACCTCTGTGACGAACACGACATCCCGCTCATCGCCGACGAGATCCAGTCGGGCGTCGGTCGTACCGGGAAAATGTGGGCCTCCGACCACTACGATTTCGAACCGGACGTCATCACGAGCGCCAAAGCACTGCGCGTCGGTGCGACCATCTCGCGGTCGGAGCTGTTCCCCGACGAGAAAGCGCGAATCTCCTCGACGTGGGGGGCCGGCGACATCCTCTCCTCGATTCAGGGATCGCTCACCCTCGCTGCGATCGACGAACACGACTTGCTCGATCACGCCGACCGACAGGGCAAAGGGCTCCTCGACCGTCTCGCACCCCTTCAAGACGAGTACCAGGCCCTCGAGGACGTACGCGGGCTCGGGCTCATGGCCGCCATCGAGTTCGAGACCCCCGATCAGCGTGAAGCGGTCATGGAAGCCGCACTCGAGCGCGGCCTGTTAACGCTTGGCTGTGGACGGAAGACGCTCCGATTGCTGCCGCCGCTTGACGTTCGCGACCGCGAACTCGACATCGCCGTCGACCTCCTCGACGAGGCGATCGCGAGCGTCAGTCGAGCCGCGACCGTCTGA
- a CDS encoding aldehyde dehydrogenase family protein — translation MSRSTASGTNLHYINGEWTSGTGSETFESESPATGETLATFQRGTEADVDAALEAADEAFEEWRELSAIDRAEYLWEIYHELRERHQELGEIVSKECGKEISEGKADVTEAWHMVEWAAGNARHPHGDVVPSEIPSKDAYMRRKPRGVIGCITPWNFPVAIPFWHMAIALVEGNTVVWKPAEQTPWCAQIIAEMFEDAGIPDGVFNMVQGFGDAGAAITDDERVDTVLFTGSAEVGHEIAGKVGGEPGKLAACEMGGKNGIVVTEEADLDIAVHAAVMSSFKTTGQRCVSSERLIVHEDVYDEFKERFVEIAKDVAVGDPLEEETFMGPAIEADHVEKIHRHNELAREEGANVLVDRFELEESEIPEGHEDGHWVGPFVYEIDYESDLRCLNEECFGPHVALLEYSGDIEDAVEIHNDTPYGLAGAIISEDYRQVNYFRDHADIGLAYANLPCIGAEVQLPFGGVKKSGNGYPSAREAIEAVTERTAWTLNNSKEIEMAQGLSADITTDE, via the coding sequence GTGAGTCGATCAACAGCAAGTGGAACGAATCTCCACTATATCAACGGCGAATGGACGAGCGGAACCGGCTCCGAAACCTTCGAGAGCGAAAGCCCTGCCACCGGCGAGACACTGGCGACGTTCCAGCGCGGCACCGAGGCGGACGTCGACGCGGCCCTCGAGGCGGCGGACGAGGCCTTCGAAGAGTGGCGGGAACTGTCGGCGATCGATCGCGCGGAGTACCTGTGGGAGATTTACCACGAACTGCGCGAGCGCCACCAAGAACTCGGCGAGATCGTCTCGAAAGAGTGTGGCAAAGAGATCTCCGAAGGAAAGGCGGACGTCACCGAGGCCTGGCACATGGTCGAATGGGCGGCGGGCAACGCGCGCCACCCACACGGCGACGTCGTCCCGTCGGAGATTCCGAGCAAGGACGCGTACATGCGCCGGAAACCGCGGGGCGTCATCGGCTGTATCACCCCGTGGAACTTCCCCGTCGCGATCCCGTTCTGGCACATGGCCATCGCACTGGTCGAGGGCAACACCGTCGTCTGGAAGCCCGCCGAGCAGACCCCGTGGTGTGCCCAGATCATCGCCGAGATGTTCGAGGACGCCGGGATTCCCGATGGCGTCTTCAACATGGTCCAAGGGTTCGGTGACGCCGGCGCGGCGATTACCGACGACGAGCGCGTCGATACCGTCCTCTTTACCGGCTCGGCCGAAGTCGGCCACGAGATCGCCGGCAAGGTCGGCGGCGAGCCCGGCAAGCTCGCGGCCTGTGAGATGGGTGGCAAAAACGGCATCGTCGTGACCGAGGAAGCCGATCTCGACATCGCCGTCCACGCGGCCGTCATGAGTTCGTTCAAGACGACCGGCCAACGCTGTGTCTCGAGCGAGCGGCTGATCGTCCACGAGGACGTCTACGACGAGTTCAAAGAGCGGTTCGTCGAGATCGCCAAGGACGTCGCCGTCGGCGATCCCCTCGAGGAAGAGACGTTCATGGGGCCGGCGATCGAGGCAGACCACGTCGAGAAGATCCACCGGCACAACGAACTCGCGCGCGAAGAGGGCGCGAACGTCCTGGTCGATCGATTCGAACTCGAGGAGAGCGAGATTCCGGAGGGTCACGAGGACGGTCACTGGGTCGGCCCGTTCGTCTACGAAATCGACTACGAGTCGGACCTGCGCTGTCTCAACGAGGAGTGTTTCGGCCCCCACGTCGCCCTCCTCGAGTACTCGGGTGACATTGAGGACGCGGTCGAGATCCACAACGATACGCCCTACGGGCTGGCTGGGGCGATCATCTCGGAGGACTACCGACAGGTCAACTACTTCCGCGATCACGCCGATATCGGGCTCGCGTACGCGAACCTGCCCTGTATCGGCGCGGAGGTCCAGTTGCCCTTCGGCGGCGTCAAGAAGTCCGGCAACGGCTATCCGAGCGCCCGCGAGGCCATCGAGGCCGTCACCGAGCGCACCGCCTGGACGCTGAACAACTCCAAAGAGATCGAGATGGCCCAGGGACTGTCGGCCGACATCACGACCGACGAATAA
- a CDS encoding Na+/H+ antiporter NhaC family protein, with protein MGEFGILSLVPPILAITLAITTRRIILSLFVSIWFGAVIYTGGLGIGQTFDWVVAAIIADDGFHAEILIFTLLLGSGVALIWRLGGAIAIQEIASKRLETRRKVGIVAWLLGMALFFDDYANTAIIGNTMRETSDRVNISREKLSYIVDSTAAPVATIGISGWVAFQLSMINEAFSNIETGAGVQTPDVFTVYLQSIPYNAYAILAIVMVGVIVVTQRDYGEMLTAERRAWETGKVNDDDADPLQEVEGHLSDPITDRPMLRTFLLPIVVLIAVTIGSALRTGYDGQPVIESLLAGEFATFVETATTIAGNGSWTTALVWGSFAMVSTAFGIGIVYGLFTADEGIDAILEGFELMLTAVTILILAWSISTVADALGTGAYVATLVEGTIPVALFPVAVFITATFISLTMGSSWATMSLLTPVAISVAFDLTGGFGLAPVTVGAVFSGAIFGDHTSPISDTTVLSSTFTGADLVDHVRTQAYYATTVATVVVVCYLLYGFFAVPPLVFLPIGVVLLVGLVYGLSEFDANRRGIDVGTVRRDVDPTGQDADSEHGTAPEGTD; from the coding sequence ATGGGTGAATTCGGGATACTCTCCCTCGTACCACCGATTTTAGCGATCACGTTAGCGATTACCACGAGGCGTATAATCCTCTCACTGTTCGTGAGCATCTGGTTCGGTGCCGTCATCTATACCGGCGGGCTCGGCATCGGACAGACGTTCGATTGGGTCGTCGCAGCCATCATCGCCGATGACGGGTTTCACGCGGAAATCCTGATTTTCACGCTCCTCCTCGGGTCGGGCGTTGCACTGATCTGGCGGTTAGGCGGTGCTATCGCTATTCAGGAGATAGCGAGCAAACGCCTCGAGACGAGACGGAAAGTCGGGATCGTCGCCTGGCTGTTGGGTATGGCGCTGTTCTTCGACGACTATGCAAACACCGCGATCATCGGGAACACGATGCGTGAAACGTCGGACCGAGTCAACATTTCACGGGAGAAACTGTCCTATATCGTCGACTCGACGGCCGCTCCCGTCGCGACGATCGGTATTTCGGGATGGGTCGCGTTTCAGTTGTCGATGATCAACGAGGCATTCAGCAATATCGAAACCGGAGCGGGCGTCCAGACACCGGACGTCTTCACCGTCTACCTCCAGTCGATCCCGTACAACGCCTATGCGATTCTTGCGATCGTCATGGTCGGCGTCATCGTCGTTACACAGCGGGATTACGGTGAGATGCTCACGGCGGAGCGCCGCGCCTGGGAAACGGGCAAGGTCAACGACGACGATGCGGACCCGTTACAGGAAGTCGAGGGCCATCTCAGTGATCCGATCACTGACCGACCAATGCTTCGGACGTTCCTGCTCCCGATCGTGGTCCTGATCGCCGTTACGATCGGCAGCGCGCTTCGGACCGGTTACGATGGCCAGCCGGTGATCGAGTCACTGCTCGCAGGTGAGTTCGCGACGTTCGTCGAAACGGCGACGACCATCGCCGGCAACGGGTCCTGGACGACCGCACTGGTCTGGGGATCGTTCGCAATGGTCTCGACAGCGTTCGGTATCGGTATCGTATACGGCCTGTTTACCGCCGACGAAGGCATCGATGCCATCCTCGAAGGGTTCGAACTCATGTTGACTGCGGTGACGATTCTGATCCTGGCGTGGTCGATCAGTACCGTCGCCGATGCACTGGGGACGGGGGCATACGTCGCGACGCTGGTCGAAGGGACGATTCCGGTGGCACTGTTCCCCGTTGCCGTCTTCATCACCGCGACGTTCATTTCGCTCACCATGGGATCGTCGTGGGCGACGATGAGCCTGCTGACACCCGTTGCGATCTCCGTCGCGTTCGATCTCACCGGCGGGTTCGGACTCGCACCCGTCACTGTGGGGGCGGTGTTCTCCGGCGCAATCTTCGGGGACCACACGTCACCGATTTCGGATACGACCGTTCTCTCGTCGACCTTTACCGGTGCTGACCTCGTCGACCACGTCCGGACGCAAGCGTACTACGCGACGACCGTTGCGACCGTTGTCGTCGTCTGCTATCTCCTGTACGGCTTCTTTGCCGTCCCGCCACTGGTATTCCTGCCGATCGGCGTCGTCTTGCTTGTCGGACTCGTGTACGGACTGTCGGAATTCGATGCGAACCGACGGGGAATCGACGTCGGGACAGTGCGACGCGACGTCGACCCGACCGGGCAGGACGCCGACTCCGAACACGGTACAGCGCCGGAGGGAACCGATTAA